The following proteins come from a genomic window of Flavobacteriaceae bacterium MAR_2010_188:
- a CDS encoding 2-keto-4-pentenoate hydratase/2-oxohepta-3-ene-1,7-dioic acid hydratase (catechol pathway), which produces MKLICIGRNYTDHIEELKNERPTDPVVFMKPDTAILLKKQPFFIPDFSDDVHHEVEVLVKINRVGKHIDRKFAHKYYQEVGLGIDFTARDLQSKLKEKGLPWEKAKAFDGSAVVGKWVSKEEFEDLDALNFRLEKNENIVQQGNTKLMLYKIDEIIEYVSKYFTLKIGDIIFTGTPSGVGRVKDGDLLTGYLEDKKLFSINIK; this is translated from the coding sequence ATGAAACTAATCTGTATAGGTCGTAATTACACCGATCACATAGAAGAACTAAAAAACGAAAGACCAACTGATCCAGTTGTGTTTATGAAACCAGACACGGCTATTTTGTTGAAGAAACAGCCTTTTTTTATTCCGGATTTTTCGGATGATGTTCATCACGAAGTTGAGGTTTTGGTGAAGATTAATCGGGTTGGGAAACACATCGATAGAAAATTTGCCCATAAATATTACCAAGAAGTTGGGTTAGGAATCGACTTTACTGCGAGAGACCTTCAATCTAAACTTAAGGAAAAAGGATTACCTTGGGAAAAGGCCAAGGCTTTTGATGGTTCTGCGGTTGTTGGGAAATGGGTTTCTAAAGAAGAATTTGAAGATTTAGACGCCTTGAATTTTAGACTCGAAAAAAACGAAAACATTGTTCAACAAGGAAATACAAAACTAATGTTGTACAAAATCGACGAAATTATCGAATATGTCTCTAAATATTTTACTTTGAAGATTGGAGATATTATATTTACAGGAACACCATCAGGCGTGGGAAGAGTTAAAGACGGTGATTTGCTTACAGGTTACTTAGAGGATAAGAAGCTGTTTTCGATAAATATTAAATAG
- a CDS encoding DNA polymerase-3 subunit epsilon: protein MKLQLTKPICFFDLETTGINISKDRIVEIAILKVFPDGREESYRKLVNPEMPIPAEVTLVHGISDEDVVDAPKFNDLAKEIYAMIKDSDLGGFNSNRFDIPLLAEEMLRAGVDFDMKNCMSVDVQTIFHKMEQRTLSAAYKFYCDKNLDDAHSAEADTMATYEVLKAQLDRYEELENSTKFLSEFSSRKKFADFAGFLAFNKKGEECFAFGKHKGKRVLDVMDQEPGYFGWLLNADFPLYTKKVLTAIKLRAFNNKLS, encoded by the coding sequence ATGAAATTACAACTAACAAAACCAATCTGTTTTTTCGATTTAGAAACAACAGGCATTAATATTTCCAAAGACAGGATTGTTGAAATAGCCATTTTAAAAGTATTTCCTGATGGAAGGGAGGAAAGCTACAGAAAATTGGTAAACCCAGAAATGCCTATTCCGGCAGAAGTGACCCTGGTACATGGCATTTCAGATGAAGACGTTGTCGATGCGCCAAAGTTCAATGATTTGGCCAAGGAAATTTATGCGATGATAAAAGATTCAGATTTGGGTGGATTTAATTCTAACCGCTTTGATATCCCTTTGTTAGCAGAAGAAATGCTGCGTGCAGGTGTAGATTTTGATATGAAGAACTGTATGTCGGTAGATGTACAGACCATTTTTCATAAGATGGAACAGCGTACTTTAAGTGCAGCCTATAAATTTTATTGTGACAAGAATCTGGACGACGCCCACAGCGCCGAGGCAGATACTATGGCGACCTATGAAGTTTTAAAAGCACAATTAGACCGCTACGAAGAGCTAGAGAATAGCACCAAATTTCTGTCGGAATTCAGTTCGCGCAAAAAATTTGCTGATTTTGCTGGCTTTTTGGCCTTCAATAAAAAAGGCGAGGAATGTTTTGCCTTTGGCAAACATAAAGGGAAACGTGTATTAGATGTTATGGATCAAGAACCAGGTTATTTTGGATGGCTTCTCAACGCAGATTTTCCTCTTTACACCAAGAAAGTCTTGACTGCAATAAAGTTGAGAGCGTTTAATAATAAGTTGAGTTAG
- a CDS encoding 2-oxoglutarate dehydrogenase E2 component (dihydrolipoamide succinyltransferase): MAKFELKLPKMGESVAEATITSWLKEVGDRIEMDEAILEIATDKVDSEVPSEVDGILVEKLFDVDEVVQVGAIIAIIETEGKVVAPSEDVSMENVETEEEEELMVAETAMVSDVEKSFEVARETGKPVSSSTDRFYSPLVRNMAKEEGITQEELDKIPGSGKDDRVTKHDMIAYLKNRKEQSTESTSQSSKSIKEQPVKEKAAITPNGAQKSVQKPTTVENRGDDEIIEMTRMGKLIAHHMVESVQTSAHVQSFIEADVTNIWNWRNKVKSSFSKREGENLTFTPIFLEAVAKALREFPMMNISIDGDKIIKKKSINIGMAAALADGNLIVPVIKNADQLNLVGMTKQVNDLANRARNGQLKPDDIQGGTYTVTNVGTFGSIMGTPIINQPQVGILALGAIRKVPAVIETPAGDFIGIRYRMFLSHSYDHRVVNGALGGQFVKAVKDHLENWDINREI, translated from the coding sequence ATGGCAAAATTTGAACTAAAATTACCTAAAATGGGGGAGAGCGTTGCCGAGGCAACTATTACTTCATGGTTAAAGGAGGTAGGCGATAGAATAGAAATGGATGAAGCCATTTTAGAGATTGCTACAGACAAAGTAGACAGTGAAGTTCCCAGTGAAGTAGATGGTATCTTGGTCGAAAAACTTTTCGATGTAGATGAAGTCGTGCAAGTGGGAGCAATCATTGCCATTATTGAGACTGAAGGAAAAGTTGTGGCTCCAAGTGAGGATGTGTCGATGGAAAATGTTGAAACCGAGGAGGAGGAAGAATTGATGGTGGCAGAAACAGCAATGGTTTCTGATGTAGAAAAATCCTTTGAAGTAGCGCGAGAAACTGGAAAACCAGTAAGTTCTTCAACAGATAGGTTTTATTCTCCATTGGTCCGTAATATGGCCAAAGAAGAAGGAATAACGCAAGAAGAATTAGATAAAATTCCAGGATCAGGAAAAGATGATAGAGTCACTAAGCATGATATGATTGCTTACCTCAAAAATAGAAAAGAACAGTCAACCGAAAGTACTTCACAAAGTTCTAAATCGATTAAAGAGCAGCCAGTAAAAGAAAAAGCTGCCATTACGCCGAACGGGGCGCAAAAATCGGTTCAAAAACCTACAACGGTAGAAAACAGAGGTGATGATGAAATCATCGAAATGACCAGAATGGGCAAGTTAATTGCGCATCACATGGTAGAATCGGTACAAACTTCTGCCCATGTACAAAGCTTTATCGAGGCAGATGTAACCAACATCTGGAATTGGAGAAATAAGGTTAAGTCTTCATTCTCAAAACGAGAAGGTGAAAATCTAACATTTACCCCAATTTTTCTTGAAGCAGTTGCAAAAGCGCTTCGTGAATTCCCAATGATGAACATTTCAATTGATGGTGATAAAATCATTAAAAAGAAATCAATCAATATCGGGATGGCCGCGGCCCTTGCCGATGGTAATTTAATTGTACCCGTAATCAAAAATGCAGATCAGCTTAATTTGGTGGGTATGACCAAACAGGTAAATGATTTAGCGAATCGCGCCAGAAATGGTCAACTTAAACCAGATGATATCCAAGGTGGAACCTATACGGTGACTAACGTTGGTACTTTTGGAAGTATCATGGGTACGCCAATTATTAATCAACCTCAAGTAGGGATTTTGGCTTTGGGCGCCATTAGAAAAGTACCTGCAGTTATAGAAACTCCGGCTGGCGATTTTATAGGTATAAGATACAGAATGTTCCTTTCTCATTCTTACGATCATCGTGTCGTGAATGGTGCCTTGGGCGGACAATTCGTAAAGGCGGTTAAAGACCATTTAGAAAATTGGGATATCAATAGAGAAATCTAG
- a CDS encoding Glycosyltransferase, GT2 family: MQLSVIILNYNVRYFLELCLHSVSKSVEDLDAEIIVVDNASPDGSCEMVKRLFPDIILIQNSENLGFAKANNQAAKIAKGEWVCILNPDTVVGEDCFKNILKYSNSIKNLGILGCRLMDGSGNFLPESKRNIPTTKISFQKLRGNSDLYYANHIKENSIAEVDILVGAFMLLKKSLYEKVGGFDEDFFMYAEDVDLCYRVLNAGYKNIYYGEESVIHFKGESTIKDSKYLKNFYGSMQVFYKKHFRKNVVYDIAVWFGIRLVPIFKKHKDLEKIKTKSAVLVSNLRLKNLQENLEVPLTQLETISSLANDSTYIFNVESIPFKSILKCINKGASLKNSNFRFYMPRSNFIIGSDNSNDRGQILFLKD, translated from the coding sequence TTGCAGCTATCCGTCATCATCTTAAATTACAATGTACGCTACTTTCTGGAGCTCTGCCTCCATAGTGTTAGTAAATCCGTAGAGGATTTAGATGCAGAAATCATAGTAGTTGATAATGCGAGCCCTGACGGAAGTTGCGAAATGGTAAAGCGATTATTCCCAGATATCATCTTAATCCAAAATTCAGAAAACCTTGGATTTGCAAAAGCCAACAATCAGGCAGCCAAGATTGCAAAGGGCGAGTGGGTCTGTATCTTAAATCCGGATACCGTTGTTGGCGAGGACTGTTTCAAGAATATTTTGAAGTATTCAAACTCTATTAAAAATCTGGGAATTTTGGGCTGTAGATTAATGGATGGCTCGGGCAATTTTCTACCAGAAAGCAAACGTAATATCCCGACCACAAAAATTTCGTTTCAGAAGTTAAGAGGAAATTCAGATTTATATTATGCCAACCACATCAAGGAAAATTCAATAGCTGAGGTAGATATTTTGGTTGGCGCGTTTATGTTGTTGAAAAAATCTTTGTACGAGAAAGTAGGAGGCTTTGATGAAGATTTCTTTATGTATGCCGAGGATGTAGACCTTTGCTATCGGGTTCTAAACGCTGGTTATAAGAACATTTATTATGGTGAAGAATCCGTCATTCATTTTAAAGGTGAAAGCACAATTAAGGATTCGAAATATTTAAAGAATTTTTACGGTTCAATGCAGGTTTTCTACAAAAAGCATTTTCGGAAAAATGTGGTGTACGATATCGCAGTTTGGTTTGGGATTAGGTTGGTTCCAATTTTCAAGAAACACAAGGATTTGGAAAAAATAAAGACTAAATCAGCGGTACTCGTTTCTAATTTACGTCTAAAAAATCTTCAAGAAAACCTTGAAGTTCCATTGACTCAACTTGAAACCATTTCGTCATTGGCAAATGATTCTACTTATATTTTTAATGTTGAAAGTATTCCGTTTAAATCAATATTGAAATGTATAAATAAAGGAGCGAGTCTAAAGAATTCCAACTTTAGATTTTATATGCCTCGGTCTAATTTCATTATAGGAAGTGATAATTCTAATGATCGAGGTCAGATACTTTTTCTAAAAGATTAA
- a CDS encoding DNA replication and repair protein RecR: MEFSSKLLENAVNEMSRLPGVGKRTALRLILHLLREPKEQSLDLATALKVMRTEINFCESCHNISDNRLCEICANPMRNPEIICVVEDIRDVMAIENTSSFKGLYHVLGGKISPMDGIGPNDLNITSLVNKVKEGEIKEIIFALGSTMEGDTTNFYIYRQIQDYGVVTSTIARGISVGNELEYTDEITLGRSILNRIPFETSLKQ; this comes from the coding sequence ATGGAATTCTCCTCAAAATTGCTAGAAAATGCCGTTAACGAAATGTCCCGCTTACCTGGAGTAGGTAAGAGGACTGCGTTAAGACTTATTCTTCATCTATTACGAGAACCAAAAGAGCAAAGTTTAGATTTGGCGACCGCCCTAAAGGTGATGAGAACTGAAATAAACTTTTGCGAAAGCTGTCATAATATTAGCGATAATCGGCTTTGCGAAATTTGTGCAAATCCAATGAGAAATCCGGAAATTATCTGCGTAGTAGAAGATATCCGAGATGTTATGGCTATAGAAAATACTAGCTCTTTTAAGGGTCTTTATCATGTCTTGGGAGGTAAAATTTCTCCTATGGACGGCATTGGTCCAAATGATTTAAATATCACGTCTTTGGTAAATAAAGTAAAAGAAGGAGAAATAAAGGAAATAATTTTCGCGTTAGGTTCGACCATGGAAGGCGATACTACTAATTTCTATATTTATAGACAAATTCAAGATTATGGTGTCGTTACTTCTACGATTGCCCGAGGAATTTCTGTAGGCAACGAATTAGAATATACCGACGAAATAACCTTGGGAAGGAGTATCCTTAACCGGATTCCTTTTGAGACTTCACTTAAGCAGTAG
- a CDS encoding transporter, SSS family, translating to MTALQILILIGIYFAMLMVISYFTGKNDSNTDFFKAGKQSPWYLVAFGMVGASLSGVTFISVPGWVDGSQFSYLQVVFGYLVGYFIVAYVLMPVYYAQNVTSIYQYLEERFGTVSHKTGAFYFFVSRVLGSAFRLFLVAIVLQQFVFDAWNVPFEVTVVISILLIWIYTNKGGIKTIVWTDTLQTFFMITAVILSIYFINRELDWSFTEFLASDELKQYNKTFFFDDFLDRNHFVKSFIGGMFITICMTGLDQDMMQKNLTCKTLKDAQKNMVWFSLVLAGVTFLFMLLGALLFIYAERHNIAIPLMDGAPKTDLLFPEIALKSGLGVVLAATFMLGLIAAAYSSADSALTSLTTSFCVDFLDVEKKPEKDQKRIRKQVHIGMSFVLVIVIIIFKYILSRNIIDSLLTVAGYTYGPLLGLFAFGIFTKYKIKDKLVWVVTIISVILTAILANIPAEYLGGYVVGYELLPINGLLTFLGLILIRRK from the coding sequence ATGACCGCTCTTCAAATCCTTATTCTTATTGGTATTTATTTCGCTATGTTGATGGTGATTTCATATTTCACCGGTAAGAATGATAGCAACACTGACTTCTTTAAGGCAGGGAAGCAATCTCCGTGGTATTTGGTAGCATTCGGGATGGTTGGCGCATCACTTTCCGGCGTCACATTTATATCTGTTCCTGGTTGGGTAGACGGCTCACAGTTTAGCTATTTGCAGGTAGTATTTGGTTATCTGGTAGGATATTTTATAGTTGCCTACGTTTTGATGCCAGTGTACTATGCACAAAACGTTACCTCTATTTACCAATATCTCGAAGAACGCTTTGGAACCGTAAGTCACAAGACAGGAGCTTTTTACTTCTTTGTGTCGCGAGTTTTAGGTTCTGCCTTTAGGTTGTTCCTTGTCGCAATAGTTCTACAACAGTTTGTGTTCGATGCTTGGAACGTCCCATTTGAAGTTACGGTAGTCATTTCAATTTTACTAATTTGGATTTACACAAATAAAGGGGGAATAAAAACCATTGTTTGGACGGATACCCTGCAAACCTTCTTTATGATTACCGCGGTAATCCTTTCAATTTATTTTATAAACCGAGAGTTAGACTGGAGCTTTACTGAATTCTTGGCTTCGGATGAATTGAAGCAATACAATAAAACCTTTTTCTTCGATGACTTTTTGGATAGGAACCATTTTGTAAAATCATTTATAGGTGGAATGTTCATTACTATCTGTATGACAGGTCTAGACCAAGATATGATGCAAAAAAACTTAACCTGCAAAACCTTGAAGGATGCTCAGAAAAATATGGTTTGGTTCAGTTTGGTTTTAGCGGGAGTAACATTTTTATTTATGCTCTTGGGCGCGCTTTTGTTTATCTACGCTGAACGTCATAATATCGCCATACCATTGATGGATGGCGCTCCGAAAACAGATTTGTTATTCCCAGAGATTGCATTAAAAAGCGGACTTGGCGTAGTGCTCGCCGCCACCTTTATGCTTGGGCTTATCGCGGCGGCCTACAGCAGTGCCGACAGTGCTCTCACTTCTTTAACAACTTCATTTTGTGTTGATTTTCTTGATGTAGAGAAAAAACCTGAAAAAGACCAAAAACGCATTAGAAAACAAGTGCACATTGGGATGAGTTTTGTACTGGTCATAGTCATCATCATCTTTAAATATATCTTAAGCAGAAATATCATCGATAGTCTACTTACGGTCGCGGGTTATACCTATGGACCGCTCTTGGGATTATTTGCATTCGGAATCTTCACAAAATATAAGATTAAGGACAAATTAGTGTGGGTGGTCACAATTATTTCGGTAATACTTACAGCGATTCTTGCCAATATTCCAGCGGAATACTTAGGCGGTTATGTTGTAGGATACGAACTATTGCCAATAAATGGGCTTTTGACCTTTCTGGGTTTAATATTGATTCGTAGAAAGTAG
- a CDS encoding Outer membrane receptor proteins, mostly Fe transport: MRTLLLMVALLFSTLAIANGSDPRTGTIKGRVIDVNLNQPLPYVNIVVKDKNNETLTGGITDEEGNFEIEKIPEGTVLVSVQYIGYKTLSKNVTLESGNFNINLGDILLEEDVSNLDEVTVVAEISTIQQKVDRKVITIGKDLATTGPTAADIMQNLPSVSVDQQTGDISLRGNQNVRVMVDGKLSNIPAAQLLKQLPSSSIKQIELITNPSAKYNPEGMSGIINIILHKNINVGFNGNIGVGLSYEKEPKFNSNIDMNYRNNKLNFYGNYGNNISRNVNGGYIDRVEQNTLQLIDVLDENKSHLFKFGIDYYLDDKNTLSAFTNQNIYNGETIGRTDIIYDNNPSQNLIQRFLNEGDNISSQYNFDYKRDFAKEGHNIELEVDYNMFDSDQLTNNLLSNTSFRPNFFEDNHTERNQTTVNLDYVNPLSETTKLELGLQALLFDNAINYESDARNRNEAGNYIPTNTYYTYARDIYSVYATYSKKLEKWSYQFGLRAENVKVETLANQTDLTSGDETKFPFDNDYFQVYPSAFITYNPSEKNSYQLSYSRRVDRPGIGQVNPIPDWSTPLITQYGNQFLEPQYTNSIEVNYTRQLEKGSVTAGVFYRLIQDEISQALLVDRTDLNRLLLTFDNFDNTSAYGVEFSSNYKPTKWWSLNGSFDLYTQTQKSIGEVLTAPSDTATEDDIILKSVSVDNVAWNFRVFNNFKVSESLTFSAFGFYRGKNKSIQFNIEPMYFVNVGMRYTFLPDDRMTFSLNYNDIFDTMKFQATGIRPFKQKAQFEWESQTVFAGLTYRFGGGKFSAKKRKRRDDNEKDDGGGFF; this comes from the coding sequence ATGAGAACTTTATTACTCATGGTTGCCCTGTTGTTTTCAACTTTGGCAATCGCGAATGGTTCGGACCCCAGAACCGGCACCATCAAAGGACGTGTTATAGACGTCAATTTAAATCAACCTCTTCCTTATGTTAATATCGTTGTTAAAGATAAAAACAACGAAACACTTACTGGGGGCATCACCGACGAAGAAGGCAACTTCGAAATCGAAAAAATTCCTGAAGGAACCGTTCTAGTAAGTGTTCAATACATAGGATATAAAACTTTGTCAAAAAATGTAACTCTCGAAAGCGGAAATTTCAACATTAACCTCGGCGACATATTGCTTGAGGAAGATGTTTCAAACTTAGATGAAGTTACAGTAGTAGCTGAGATTTCTACCATTCAACAGAAAGTAGACAGAAAAGTCATTACAATCGGTAAGGACTTGGCCACTACCGGACCTACCGCTGCCGATATTATGCAAAACCTTCCTTCTGTAAGTGTGGACCAACAAACCGGCGACATTAGCTTAAGAGGAAACCAGAACGTTCGCGTTATGGTAGACGGTAAGCTTTCTAACATCCCGGCAGCCCAATTACTGAAACAGTTACCCAGTAGCTCTATAAAGCAGATTGAGCTTATCACTAATCCTTCTGCAAAGTATAATCCAGAAGGAATGAGCGGAATCATAAACATTATCCTTCATAAAAACATTAATGTTGGGTTTAACGGAAATATTGGCGTAGGACTCAGTTACGAGAAAGAACCGAAATTCAATAGTAATATAGATATGAATTACCGCAATAACAAGCTTAATTTCTACGGTAATTATGGCAATAATATATCACGAAATGTAAATGGAGGTTACATAGACAGGGTTGAGCAAAACACTCTTCAACTTATTGACGTTTTAGATGAAAATAAATCGCATCTCTTCAAATTTGGTATCGACTATTATCTTGACGACAAGAATACACTTTCAGCTTTTACAAATCAGAATATCTACAACGGAGAAACCATTGGAAGAACCGATATTATTTATGACAATAATCCATCTCAAAACTTAATACAACGTTTCTTAAATGAGGGAGACAACATTTCTTCTCAATACAATTTTGACTATAAAAGAGATTTTGCAAAAGAGGGGCATAATATTGAATTAGAAGTAGACTATAATATGTTCGACAGTGATCAATTGACCAATAACCTATTATCTAATACATCATTTAGACCTAATTTCTTTGAGGACAATCATACCGAGCGAAACCAAACCACCGTAAATCTTGATTACGTAAACCCGCTATCAGAAACCACAAAATTAGAACTGGGGCTGCAAGCATTATTGTTCGATAATGCTATAAACTATGAGTCGGATGCGCGTAACAGAAATGAGGCAGGAAATTATATACCTACTAACACCTATTATACCTACGCTCGAGATATTTATTCAGTCTATGCAACTTATAGCAAGAAACTCGAAAAATGGTCTTATCAGTTTGGATTAAGAGCAGAAAATGTTAAGGTTGAAACTTTGGCAAACCAAACTGACCTTACGTCTGGAGATGAAACCAAGTTTCCGTTTGACAATGATTACTTTCAAGTTTATCCTTCGGCTTTTATTACCTATAACCCGTCAGAAAAAAATTCTTATCAACTTAGTTATAGCCGAAGAGTTGATAGGCCTGGAATCGGTCAGGTAAACCCAATCCCAGATTGGAGTACACCCTTGATCACTCAATATGGAAACCAGTTTTTAGAGCCGCAATACACTAATTCCATAGAGGTTAATTATACACGTCAGTTGGAAAAAGGAAGTGTGACTGCGGGGGTATTTTATCGATTAATTCAAGATGAAATTAGCCAAGCTCTGTTGGTGGACCGTACAGACCTAAATAGATTGCTTTTAACATTCGATAACTTTGATAATACCTCTGCCTATGGAGTTGAATTTTCATCCAATTATAAACCGACAAAATGGTGGAGTTTAAACGGAAGCTTTGATCTATACACCCAAACTCAAAAAAGTATTGGGGAAGTATTGACCGCTCCTTCAGATACTGCCACAGAAGATGATATTATTTTAAAATCGGTATCAGTCGATAATGTGGCTTGGAACTTTAGGGTCTTCAACAATTTTAAAGTTTCCGAAAGCCTCACCTTTTCTGCCTTTGGGTTTTATCGAGGCAAGAACAAAAGCATTCAATTTAATATTGAACCAATGTACTTTGTGAATGTGGGAATGCGATACACCTTCTTACCAGACGACCGCATGACCTTCAGTTTAAATTATAATGACATTTTTGATACCATGAAATTTCAGGCTACCGGAATAAGACCATTCAAGCAAAAAGCTCAGTTTGAGTGGGAAAGCCAGACGGTTTTCGCTGGACTTACCTATCGTTTTGGAGGAGGAAAATTCAGTGCTAAGAAAAGAAAAAGAAGAGACGACAACGAGAAGGACGATGGCGGAGGATTCTTCTAA
- a CDS encoding 3-oxoacyl-[acyl-carrier-protein] synthase-3 translates to MYNSKILGLGHYVPENVVTNKDLQEFMDTSDDWIQERTGIQERRWVEEGSGDSTSTMGVKAAKIAIERAGIDKDEIDFIIFATLSPDYYFPGPGVQVQKDLDIKTVGALDVRNQCSGFVYAISVADQFIKTGMYKNILVIGSELHSHGLDKTTRGRGVSVIFGDGAGAAVLAREEDLSKGILSTHLHSQGEHAEELIVKAPGMGTRWVTDIIAENDPTDESYFPYMNGQFVFKNAVVRFSEVIMEGLQKNNLSKEDINMLIPHQANLRIAQFIQRKFGLGDDQVFNNIMKYGNTTAASIPIALTEAWEQDKINEGDLVVLAAFGSGFTWGSVIIRW, encoded by the coding sequence ATGTATAATTCTAAAATATTAGGTTTAGGCCATTATGTGCCGGAAAATGTTGTTACCAATAAAGATTTACAAGAGTTTATGGATACCTCTGACGATTGGATTCAAGAACGTACAGGTATACAAGAACGACGATGGGTAGAAGAAGGTTCGGGTGATTCTACTTCTACTATGGGGGTAAAAGCCGCTAAAATTGCAATTGAAAGAGCAGGTATTGACAAGGATGAAATAGACTTTATAATTTTTGCAACACTCAGTCCAGATTACTATTTTCCTGGACCTGGCGTTCAGGTTCAAAAAGATTTGGATATTAAAACAGTTGGCGCTTTAGATGTTAGAAATCAATGCTCGGGTTTTGTTTATGCAATTTCGGTTGCCGACCAATTCATTAAAACTGGAATGTACAAGAACATTTTAGTTATTGGTAGCGAACTTCATTCTCATGGGTTAGATAAAACCACACGAGGTCGAGGTGTTTCGGTAATTTTCGGCGATGGGGCAGGAGCGGCAGTTCTAGCCCGGGAAGAGGATTTATCAAAAGGTATTCTTTCTACCCATTTACATTCTCAGGGAGAACATGCCGAGGAACTTATAGTTAAAGCACCAGGAATGGGGACGCGTTGGGTTACCGACATAATTGCAGAGAACGACCCAACGGACGAAAGCTACTTTCCTTATATGAACGGCCAATTTGTCTTTAAAAATGCCGTGGTTAGGTTTAGTGAAGTAATTATGGAAGGTCTACAAAAAAATAACCTCTCAAAAGAAGATATTAATATGTTGATTCCTCATCAAGCCAATCTTAGGATTGCGCAATTCATTCAAAGGAAATTTGGATTGGGAGATGATCAGGTATTCAATAATATTATGAAATACGGTAACACTACCGCTGCATCAATCCCGATTGCGCTTACGGAAGCTTGGGAGCAAGACAAGATTAATGAGGGTGATTTAGTGGTTTTGGCAGCTTTTGGAAGCGGGTTCACTTGGGGAAGCGTTATAATAAGATGGTAA